The Onthophagus taurus isolate NC chromosome 2, IU_Otau_3.0, whole genome shotgun sequence genome includes a window with the following:
- the LOC111427004 gene encoding uncharacterized protein has protein sequence MPVLRRRVIANHDKRIQPNGLYVHSSPPRVLQINSAHIKQLIRNGDIEKLENIVLEGQGKKLLSESSLDYRVKTFLKGLPALMSKVSLLHDAVNSGRLEELQSLLDEEPDKKRKLVLAKDDAGVGLIHKAVYYDLKDIAKYLIDNYPATVHQKDAESRTAYHYTPMCKDKGYIQKLLKFAGADPNVVDVKQHTPKYYMEHPSELELPSPIKSTNQSSSSFKMTSGLVIKKSNIRIWIHQRNLTNLQQVVWEGQGSKLLVEHSTNPKVKKFLEAVPPIMSLIKDLHTDVINNDCDALKAHSTDPIPPVVLSAKDANGLTPLHKAAGLGHHEVAEYIIGKYPKSLSLRDNEGRTPLHYAALPKDDGKMFDLLMASGADESALDNKQKTAAFYKARNNELDPKLCHVIPECPRMAKDSFPNNWDWAILGSAATPVEEVIKNGNNMAEGVFGSTMDLEKAKEEELKSNEKNEEETNGDHNDESKGNEENAHELHNNDSAVVMENEEEKEQDEAEEQESETIPENEPEIITEPEVHEETSNSEHNETDHETQGEEDHEEREHEESEHDEQEHEQQEDEEQKHVEQARQPSLEKTEKEEEENSKEVEDQPIHEENQEEAKEEEVENKSSATSIENSPAKTIEVTEEEPEAPIVDSEDVIEGVVNGENEVESVNEEGQGVQDDDPPTDDDITALIEAGNMEQLAGLVLNGKGNRLVGHTSQNPELQAFLNNVPTYMAKINKIHVAARNGTLKELQAALDRRKFAVSKDPISPDGASPLHVATIFGNTSIVRYLAGRFPETVSVVDNNGRTPLHYAATVADNGHYYNLLVHLGANMRTDDNFGHSPEYYKTNQEDLSHRNLLVRFGADENVLEEMINDKVPNDDCTARKDLDDEDMIAVLDKCYAVLHGRRNSNTSVSSTLTTTTTASTSSGQCLIGRHMRRFTFDKVKLRITKLDHNLYDIIWPSVKKLPQDLSFRVALEQDFPAGIVAPDVYAYTVFREFLEPIIKDINNIDLHTDLKEQPKSQFINVNKPEDIDLDLDSNVKNILTATLECTRNLEEFEFPKMLNVGQLEEVEKILTTALLSHEVASSLYPNATKQDIVEKGGGTYYTMNEVLEEPSEARVILSSNGLMIPLWNVAQSDRLHGKHWPYGRGVFISNSANFAAWINVLDHLRIVTCSPSQTPGNIGRIYSRINRVMTSLNKYLIFKRDVKLGYLSARPSALGNTLHFNLTVAFPNLIKEPDNLKHLCSVRGLHFHRGSLTNDVVRIGNEQTLGITELQTFEDFTTAVANILQLEKDLAMSNSMHIAAMFVNIFRRKKASLAE, from the exons ATGCCAGTGTTAAGAAGACGTGTCATCGCAAATCACGATAAACGTATTCAACCAAACGGCCTGTACGTCCATTCCAGTCCGCCAAGGG TTTTACAGATTAATTCTGCtcatattaaacaattaatcaGAAACGGAGACATcgaaaaattagaaaacatCGTTTTAGAAGGCCAGGGTAAAAAATTACTCAGTGAATCCAGTTTGGACTACAgagtaaaaacatttttgaaaggaTTACCAGCATTAATG TCAAAAGTAAGTTTACTTCACGATGCAGTTAATAGTGGACGACTGGAAGAACTTCAATCACTTCTTGATGAAGAGCcggataaaaagagaaaattggTTTTGGCTAAGGATGACGCTGGGGTTGGATTAATACACAAAGCCGTTTATTACGATCTCAAAGATATCGCGAAATATTTGATTGATAATTATCCAGCAACTGTTCATCAAAAAGATGCG GAAAGTAGAACTGCTTATCATTACACACCAATGTGCAAAGATAAAGGTTATATACAAAAACTGTTAAAGTTTGCCGGTGCTGACCCGAATGTGGTGGATGTTAAACAGCATACTCCTAAATACTACATGGAGCACCCATCAGAACTTGAATTACCCAGTCCTATAAAATCAACTAATCAATCTAG TTCTTCTTTCAAAATGACCTCAGGTTTAGTCATCAAGAAATCTAACATCAGAATATGGATACATCAAAGGAACCTCACCAATTTACAGCAAGTAGTGTGGGAGGGCCAGGGATCAAAGCTTTTGGTCGAACACAGCACGAATCCTAAAGTGAAGAAATTCTTGGAAGCTGTGCCACCTATTATG AGCTTAATTAAGGATCTTCACACTGACGTTATCAACAACGATTGTGACGCCTTGAAAGCGCACTCAACGGATCCAATCCCTCCGGTGGTATTGTCGGCGAAAGACGCTAATGGCTTGACGCCATTACATAAG GCAGCTGGTCTTGGGCATCACGAAGTAGCTGAATATATTATTGGGAAGTACCCAAAAAGTTTGTCTTTAAGAGACAATGAAGGACGAACACCTCTTCATTACGCCGCATTACCAAAGGATGATGGAAAAATGTTCGATCTGCTTATGGCTTCAGGAGCTGATGAATCTGCTTTAGATAAT aaacaaaaaacagCTGCGTTTTACAAAGCCAGAAATAACGAATTAGATCCAAAGCTTTGCCACGTTATACCAGAATGCCCTCGCATGGCAAAAGACTCGTTCCCCAATAATTGGGACTGGGCGATTTTAGGATCCGCTGCTACACCCGTCGAAGAAGTGATCAAAAACGGCAATAACATGGCCGAAGGTGTTTTTGGAAGTACAATGGATTTAGAGAAGGCTAAAGAAGAGGAGTTAAAGAGTAACGagaaaaatgaagaagaaactAATGGTGATCATAATGACGAATCCAAGGGAAACGAAGAAAATGCACATGAACTCCATAACAACGATAGTGCAGTAGTGATGGAAAATGAGGAAGAAAAGGAACAGGATGAAGCTGAAGAACAGGAATCAGAAACTATCCCAGAAAATGAACCAGAAATCATAACCGAACCAGAAGTACATGAAGAAACGTCTAATTCCGAACACAATGAAACAGATCATGAAACACAAGGAGAAGAAGATCATGAAGAACGAGAACACGAAGAATCAGAACACGATGAGCAAGAACATGAACAACAAGAAGACGAAGAACAAAAACATGTAGAACAAGCAAGACAACCATCATTAGAAAAGACGGAGAAGGAGGAAGAGGAGAATTCCAAGGAAGTTGAAGATCAACCTATCCACGAAGAAAATCAAGAAGAAgccaaagaagaagaagtagaAAATAAATCCTCAGCAACTTCAATAGAAAACTCTCCAGCAAAAACCATAGAAGTAACGGAAGAAGAACCAGAAGCTCCAATAGTGGATAGTGAAGATGTTATAGAAGGAGTTGTAAATGGGGAAAACGAAGTAGAATCTGTAAATGAAGAAGGTCAAGGTGTACAAGATGACGATCCACCCACAGACGATGATATAACCGCTTTAATTGAAGCTGGAAATATGGAACAACTCGCTGGATTGGTTTTGAATGGTAAAGGAAATCGATTAGTCGGTCATACTTCCCAAAATCCAGAGTTGCAGGCTTTTTTAAACAACGTTCCCACATACATG gcgaaaatcaataaaattcacGTCGCTGCAAGAAATGGGACGTTAAAGGAGTTGCAAGCTGCTTTGGATAGACGTAAATTTGCCGTATCCAAGGATCCTATATCTCCGGATGGAGCCTCCCCTCTACACGtagcaacaatttttggaaataccAGCATTGTTCGATACTTAGCTGGACGCTTTCCTGAAACAGTATCAGTAGTGGATAATAATGGAAGAACACCTCTCCATTATGCAGCTACTGTAGCTGATAATGGACACTACTATAATTTGTTGGTACATTTAGGAGCAAATATGAGAACAGATGATAAC TTTGGACATTCACCTGAATACTACAAAACTAACCAAGAAGACCTATCACATCGAAATCTACTTGTGAGATTTGGTGCTGATGAAAACGTCTTAGAAGAAATGATAAACGATAAAG TTCCTAATGACGACTGCACGGCGAGAAAAGATTTGGATGATGAAGACATGATTGCAGTACTTGACAAATGCTACGCGGTATTGCATGGAAGACGAAATTCGAACACGTCAGTTTCTTCGACTTTAACAACTACTACAACTGCTTCGACATCAAGTGGTCAGTGCTTAATTGGTAGACATATGAGACGGTTTACTTTTGATAAAGTCAAACTAAGAATCACAAAACTTGATCACAACTTATATGATATTATCTGGCCTAGCGTCAAGAAGTTACCGCAAGATCTATCGTTTCGGGTAGCTTTAGAACAAGATTTTCCTGCAGGAATTGTGGCACCCGATGTTTATGCGTATACAGTTTTTAGAGAATTTTTGGAACCTAtaattaaagatattaataatatcGATTTACATACAGATTTAAAAGAACAACCAAAATctcaatttataaatgttaataaaccaGAAGATATAGACTTAGACTTAGATTCTAACGTTAAAAATATACTCACCGCTACATTAGAATGTACGCGAAACTTAGAAGAGTTTGAGTTTCCTAAAATGTTGAACGTGGGGCAATTAGAAGAGGtggagaaaattttaacaactgCACTATTAAGTCATGAAGTGGCAAGCTCATTGTATCCTAATGCTACTAAACAAGATATTGTTGAAAAAGGTGGTGGGACTTATTATACTATGAATGAAGTTTTGGAAGAGCCATCAGAAGCTCGAGTAATATTGTCTTCAAACGGGTTAATGATACCTTTGTGGAACGTTGCTCAATCTGATAGATTACATGGTAAACATTGGCCATATGGGAGAGGAGTATTTATAAGTAATTCGGCCAATTTTGCCGCCTGGATCAACGTGTTAGACCATTTAAGAATAGTCACATGTTCCCCATCGCAAACACCGGGAAATATCGGAAGAATTTATTCAAGAATAAATAGAGTTATGACATCtttgaataaatatttgatttttaaacgagATGTTAAACTGGGTTATTTATCAGCTAGACCTTCAGCTCTTGGTAACACTTtacactttaatttaacagTTGCATTTCCAAATTTGATAAAGGAACCAGACAACCTAAAACATCTTTGTTCAGTGAGAGGACTACATTTTCATAGAGGTAGTTTAACAAATGATGTTGTTCGAATAGGCAACGAACAAACGTTAGGCATAACAGAACTTCAAACATTCGAGGATTTTACAACAGCCGTGGCTAATATTCTTCAACTTGAGAAGGACTTAGCCATGTCGAATTCGATGCATATAGCTGCCATGTTCGTTAATATATTTAGAAGAAAGAAAGCTAGTCTTGCAGAATAG
- the LOC139429021 gene encoding uncharacterized protein, with protein sequence MPFFCTEEGRYLASSLGDPLIKGLTEVANKRPDDPIAYLATYLYNFANNNNRGRTRGGTQETQQHIITGSPNAENNNAVPATIEVVTLEPEHNNQEDSAFNATNRDEHGQSMLHFAAARTHGRNALFQLLSETEINIGYRDELYRTARDISIQANIPENTVQVDKYVVHIASKGDTDKLVELLLDGYDHIINIIDEEGQPILDAVTQAGQPETVAFLQSILAFEERRERVHHCIREGSLNDIKKLLADENETGSGKLLAIGRNSYGRCTLHIAVLCQQEEIVDFIANTFPDTLRIGDNLERTALHYAMGVEKIESISRVLIKAGAQRVVKDLKGRQPTYYFMNKSDILRLQEEEEMF encoded by the exons ATGCCTTTCTTTTGCACGGAAGAAGGTCGTTATTTGGCATCTT CGTTAGGAGATCCACTCATTAAAGGTTTAACAGAGGTTGCCAATAAACGTCCAGACGACCCAATTGCCTATCTTGCAACTTACTTATACAATTttgctaataataataatagaggAAGAACCAGGGGTGGCACTCAG GAAACCCAACAACATATTATCACCGGTTCCCCTAATGCTGAAAATAATAACGCAGTCCCAGCAACAATAGAAGTGGTAACACTAGAACCAGAACACAACAATCAAGAAGATTCTGCATTCAATGCAACAAATAGG GATGAACATGGACAAAGCATGCTTCATTTTGCTGCTGCACGAACACATGGTAGAAATGCATTATTCCAATTGCTATCAGAAACAGAAATTAACATTGGATACAGAGATGAACTATACAGGACTGCTAGAGACATTAGTATTCAAGCCAACATACCGGAAAATACAGTCCAAGTTGATAAATACGTGGTTCATATTGCATCCAAAG gtGACACCGACAAATTAGTGGAGTTACTTCTAGATGGTTATGATCATATAATAAACATCATAGACGAAGAAGGCCAACCTATTTTAGATGCTGTTACACAAGCGGGTCAACCAGAAACCGTTGCATTTTTACAATCAATTCTGGCTTTTGAA GAACGACGCGAACGTGTTCATCATTGCATCCGGGAAGGCTCCCTCAACGACATTAAGAAGCTCCTCGCAGATGAAAACGAAACAGGCAGTGGTAAACTCCTTGCTATCGGCAGGAATAGTTATGGAAGATGCACTCTTCATATAGCAGTATTATGCcaacaagaagaaattgttgattttattgcTAACACATTCCCCGATACATTAAGGATTGGTGATAAT CTGGAAAGAACGGCTCTGCACTACGCAAtgggtgttgaaaaaatcgAATCGATTAGTAGGGTGTTGATTAAGGCAGGAGCTCAGAGAGTTGTTAAAGATTTAAAGGGGCGGCAACCcacttattattttatgaataaatctGATATATTAAGGCTtcaggaagaagaagaaatgttttaa